The genome window ATCTGCCACATACTGAAATCCTTCGTCCCAGGAAACCTCCTTAAAGGTCCCGTCCTCCTGGCGGATCTTCGGAAGACTGTTCGGTTTTACCGTCGTCTGCTGCTTATCGAGAGACAGGCCCTTGATACAGCAGAATCCGTCGTTTACCGGGTATCCTTTTGTCGGCACCGCCTTCACTACCCGGCCTTTCTCCACATAGAAGTCAATGTTACAGTCTATGGCACAGTAATTACAGGTTGATTGTATTTTTTTCATGCTAATTCTCTCCTATCTCCCAAGGGAGTCCCTGTCAAAATGAATTCCGTCCCAGTAAACACACGCTTTCATGACCGTTTCCGGCATCAGCTCCACGCCGTCCAGCGCCCATTTCTTATATTCCTCAAATCCCACACGGTCAATGATATAGCCGATGTGCTCTTTCCTCGCCGGTGCGTCCGGTGAAATGTGCTGCTCTACAAACTTATAGGTATTCAGGATAATCTTGATAATATTGTCCGCGTCTGCCCATACCAGGAAATCCTGTCCAAGACGCGGGTTCTTTTTACCTGTTCTTCCCATGATCGTCAGCTTATAGTATTTCTTTTTGCTCCTTGTAAGCGCGCGGGTCGGACATTTGGTAATGCAGACTCCGCAGCCGATACATTTTTCCGTATCCCGCACAATCTTATAATTCTCCACACGAAGTGCATTTACCGACAGCTTTTTGCAGCCTTTCACGCAGGCCTGACAGTTCACGCAGCGATCCGGGTCATACTGCGGCATGGTCATACCGATGATGCCGAAATCATGCATTCTTGCCTTGGCGCAGTCATTGGAACAGCCCGTAAGTGCGATCTTAAAATGCAGATCATTTGGAAATACGGCCTTCTCAATCCGTTTTGCCAGCTCGGCCGTATTAAAATTTGCGAAAGGACAGACGTTATTTCCGATACACGCGCTGATATTTCTGGTTCCGGACGCCGGATAGCCCGTTTCGGGATCCGTCTGATTGATTTCCAGCTTTTCAATGATCGGCTGTAATTTCTTATTGATCCCGTCCATATCCTCAAGGCGGATTCCTTCGATCTCAAATCCCTGCCGGGTGGTCAAGTGTACATAACCGTTTCCATAGCTCTGGGCAATCTCCTGTACCATACCCAGCACCTCCGCATTCAGATAACCTCCCGGAACACGGATTCTGGAAGCGCCGATGCCTCTTTCCTTCGACACACGAAATGCATTCTTTTTCAGTTTTTTCGTATTAATATCTAATCCCACTTATTTCACCTCCTAGTCAAGCAACTCTTTGCCGTCTACATAGTTGAATACCGGACCGTCCAGGCAGATATAAGTAGATCCGATCTTGCAGTGTCCACATTTCCCCAGTCCGCAGCACATCTTCCGCTCGTGGGAGATCCAGATATTTTTCTCCGGTACGCCCAACTTTAAGATCTCCATCACCGTAAATTTGATCATAATCGGAGGTCCTACACAGATGAACGCCGTATTTTGGATATCGTTAAATTTCAGATCCGGAATGTATTTGGTCACCATTCCCACAGGGCCCTCGTAGCCTTCCGGCGCCGCATCTACCGTCTGGATTACAGAAATGTGTTCCTTCCAGAAGGCAAAATCCTCCCGGAACAATACGTCTTTCGGCGACTTGAAGCCCGCAATCAAGGTCGTGCTCACCGCCTCGTCGGTATGCCGTGCGAAATAATCCACCACGCCTTTTACGGGCGAAAGGCCGGTTCCACCGGCGATCACTACCAGCTCCTTGCCCTTATAATTCTCAATCTCAAATCCATTTCCGTAGGGTCCGCGGATAAAGAACTGGTCGCCTACATAGTTTTCAAAAATCTCATTCGTCACCTTTCCGACTCTCCGGATCGTGAAATCCACGGTTCCCTCGCTGATGCCGCTCACCGAGATCGGAGCCTCGCCGTATTTAGGTATGGATACTTCAAAAAACTGTCCCGGTTTCACGTCTCCTTCAAATTCCATGAGGAAGGTGTATTCCAGATCCGTATGCCTAATGACTTCCCGGATAGTTGATAACTGAGGAATATATTCGTTTTTCATTACTCGTTTTCCTCCTTTGCCAGACGATTGATACAGTTGGAGTAGGATATGTATTCCGGACAAACATCGTCGCAGCGTCCGCAGCCCACGCACATCGGATAGCCGAAACGTTTCTCATAATCATAGATCTTGTGCATCACTTTGAACCGCATACGCTCTCCCTGGGTCTTTCTGAAGCTTAGGCCGCCTGCCATATCGGTATAACCGTCCACCTGACAGGAAGCCCACACGCGCCGTCTCTCGCCCGCCTTCGGATTGTCTTTATAGAAAATATCCTGCATGGTAAAACAGGTACAGGTAGGACAGACAAAATTGCAGCGCCCACAGCCGATACAACGATCTCCGTACTCTTTCCAGATATCCTTTCCAAAACTCTCGTTGGAGAGCTGTTTCGGAAGGGTCACTTTTTCCTGGTTCTCCGTCACATAATCCGGCGTTACATCACAGACCACCGCTTCCTCGCCGTCTGCTGCCTCCCTTAACATCTGTTCCATGCATTCGCATTTCACATCAAGTAAAACGGTATCACTCTCCACCTTCAGGTAGGCGTCATAATTCTCAGCCCGGTTGGTTCCCATGCTCACACAGAACCCGGACTTGCAAGTCTCCTTGCAGCCCATTAGAATGAATTTCGCCTTCTCGCGCACCCGCGCATAGTAGAAATCCTCAAATCCATTTTTCAGATAAATCTCGTCTAAGCGCTTCACTGCATGAAGATCGCAGGCGCGAAGGAAGATCAGAATATCCTTCTTAGGTCCCTTCGGAACGGTCGTCGTATCCTCCGTAAAATAAAACAAGGTCTCATTGATCGCAAGCAGCGCTTCCTTGAAAGAATAGTCCGATTTTTTGTCCCAAACGATCTCGTCCAGCGAGTGCACCTTTCCATACCGGATAATGTCCGTATCGGAGAAGCAGCCTTCCCCTTCCATCAGCTTTGGAGCAAAGATGTCACATGTGACCGACAGCTTCTGAAACATCTGTTCCGCTTTCGTTTTTGTTAACTGATAGCCCATAACGTCTCCTTTCTTGTACGAAATTTTTATTGATAATATTTTATCAAAAACGAAAAAAAGATTCCGTGATAATCCTCACAGAATCTAAAATTTCCTTATATTGTTGCCTTGTTTTTCCGTCTTGTGTCTACCATTTTTTACTGCTCTTCAGGACCCTTATGCCTTCTTCGCGATCTCCCCTGTTTTGTAGAAATGCGACATTGCCTCCGGATTCGTAATCGTGATTCGCTTCTTGCAAATCCTCATAAGCCCATACTCCGTCAGCGTATTGCAGATCCGCGACGTCGTCTCTCTCGGCGCCCCCAGCATATCCGCCAGAAACGTAATCGACATGTTTATATCGATTTCAATCCCTTCCGGCGTCTCCACCCCAAAATCTCTGGACAATTTCCAGAGCTTGGCTGCCAGCTTTCTCTCCAGATAGATGCTCCCCATCGTGTTCTTAAGCTGATGCCCCAGCCTCCAGATCTTCCGCTCCTGCGCCGCCAGAACTGCTTTCGTCAGACTGAAATCTTCCTCCATGCACTGCATGAACTCCGCCATCGGAATCACCAGAATCCGGCTTTTCTCAATCGTCTCACAGAACTGTGCCGCCGCATGAAAATTGGACACATGCTCATTCAGAAGTGCACCCCGCCCGAAAATGAAGATGATCTTCCGTTTTCCGTTATGCGTCAGATTATAGATCATCGACTTTCCGCTAAGCTGAATATAGACCTGGCCGACCAGCCGTTTTGCGTGCATGATCACCTGTCCCTTGGGGAACTCTTTTACCGCCCCTGCCAGGGAGAGCCGCTTTACTGTCTCCGGATTCACATTCTCAAAAATGCTAAGGCCACATAACTTCTGCCAGCCGTCTATCGCTTCTTTCTGCTTCAGCGATTTGTCCATTCTCCGTCCTTGATATGGGTATTTTGACATTGTCTCACTTCCTTTCACAACTATGACATTTTAAATTGCACGTTAAAGCCCAAATATTCCAAAATACCACTTAAGTATCCACTCGCCCCACAAAAAAGCAACCAGGATTCCAAGGCAAATAAACGCTCCGAATGAAATCTGCGTCTTCCTGCCTCCCTTCCTTATCACAAGAAGGATTCCGCAGTAAATTCCGGCAAGTGCCAGAGCCAGAACAATCGCGAGCAGACTATACTTCCAGCCAAGAAAGACCCCACAGGCCGCCATCAATTTGATATCGCCGCCTCCAAAGGTCCCCGGCACTGCACAGGTAAACGCCAGCATCGGAACGCTGACACATACAATTCCGATTCCCCGATCAAGAATCGGAATCTCCGGGAAGAACAGAATTGAAAGCGCTCCAACCACCTCTGCTATCACTACCAGCCCGTTCGGTATCTCCTTCGTTTCCATGTCCACGAAAGCCACTACCGTAAGCACCGCAAAGAATACGAACGCTGCCAGTGCCCGCAGACTCCAGCCAAACACAAAAACGCAAAGGAATCCGATAGCGCCTCCCAGAAGTTCTATCAAAATGGATTTCCTGGAAATCTTTGCCTTACAGTACCGACATTTTCCCCTGTGAATCAGAAAACTAAGCACGGGTATCATATCTGTTATCGACAATTTCTGTCCACAGACCGGACACCGCATACGCTTCGTAAAATCTATATGAAAAACTAAACGATAAATAATTCTACTAAGAAATGAGAATATACAAATTCCCAAAATCACCGCTGTCAAAAGCTCTATTTGTCTCATCTAACTCGCCTGCCATATTAAAAAATACTCGCTCGATATTTTTATTATATCACAAGGACATAAGTTCTCTCTACTAAAATCAAAAAATTTACATTTCAAGAAATCACCTCCTGGCAGTCAAGATGTCAGGCATACTTGGCGACCGAGATGAAAGTCCACCGGGCGTTCACTCAGATATGCTTAGCGACCGAGATGAAGATCCATTGGATCTTCACTTAGGTATGCTTTGCAACATAAAAAGACAGCAATACGATTCTTTCATCCGTATTACTGTCTTTTCTATCCTATTGCCGCTTATATCAGCCAGGTAAAGACCATTTCAGATCTTTACCTGAATATACCTGACAATCAAAATGTCGTTCAAAATCAGCAGGCAATTAGTACCTTCTTCTTCTCCGTGCAAATCCATATACTACAATTGCACCAAGACTCAATACCAACAGTATCAGGTATCTGCCCGTAAGAGCATTATCTCCGGTCTGCGGATTTTTGGAAGTATTATCCTTCTTATCAGGAGTGGTCGTCTCAGGTTTCTGGTCTGTTGTTTCCGCTTTGGTCCAGCCAACAGAAATCGGTGACAGGCCATTTACCTTGAAGCTGATACCATCTGCCGTCTTTGTAACAGCCGGGTATTCCACCTCTCCTGCCTGATGTCCATTCATATCCATAGCAAACATATGTGCTACCACGAAATCATGTGTTTTCTCGCCTGTTCCCTCCGGATATGGAAGTGTAACTGTCAGTCCGCCCTCCGGGAAATTATCTACATCGGCCTTTTTCCAACCGGTACCATTGATATTTACCAGCAGAGTCACATCATAAACCTGGATATTATCAGATGAAATCTTTGCATCCTTCTTCTGGATATCCAATCTCATCTGCTTATCAATCTTAGCCGGTGTATTCAGACTCTCGATTGCCTTCAAAGCATCCGGTACAATGGAAATGCCGCCTTCAACCTCAACCTTGTACTTCACGTCTTTATTGGATTCCGGAAGCTCCGGAAGGTCTGTTACTACTGCATGGATCTTACCATTGATCACCGGAAGTTCTCCCGGAAGATTGTAGTTCTCTGCCTTCGCTCCCTGCAATGTTACCGGACTTACGGAATCTGCCCATGCCAGACTCACCTTCTGTGTTCCGGCTTTTACGGATTCATAGGTACCAACCAGCTTTTCTGCCGGGCAAGTATAAACTGCTTCCGCTTTATCTGCTTCCAAAATACCCATAACCTTCAGTTCACCATAAAGGGTTGCTTTCGCATCTTCGATGGCTCCCTCTTTATCTACCGCATATAATCCAGTCACATCCCATGCCAGATTCTTCTTATTGATCACTACCTCGCAGGTTGCATTTGCCGCCATATAATCTGCAGTCTCAGCAGCCTCAGCTGTGATCACAGTCGTTCCTGCCTTGAGGATTGTAATCTTTCCTGTCTGATCTACAGTTGCCACGGAAGGATCGCTGCTTACATAAGTCACCTTGCTTCCTTTTGCCACATCTAATGCTTTTACCGTAAAGCTCTCATCGCCATACGTCTTGCTGACCACATCGGATTCAAAATGAAGGTTCTGCGCCAGCTTGTCAGACATCGTAATTGTAAGAGTAAGCTCGAACGGCTTATAGTTCTTGCTCTCCATTACCTTCACGATAATGACTGCCTTATGTCCTACCTTACCTTTTTCAGCCACCAGCTTATACGCCACAACGGAACCATCGACAGACGGTTCACCGTCCAGAATCTGGTTCTCATCTGTCACATCTGTAAGCTCCAGTTTATAGCCTTCCGGAAGCAGTGACGCCAGATTAAAGTTTGCTTCATTTCCATATCTTGCCGTCGTCTCAGCAGCCTTTTCTCCGCTATATTCAGCTTTTGCAATAGTAAAGGTTGCAGATGCCTCTCCGTCCCAGGTATAATTGCTGCCATCTTTTGCAGTGACTACAACTTTTCCTGTACCAGCGTTCACGTTATCACTAACTACTGCTGTATAATCAGAAGCCTCCAGTTCAACATCTCCGTCTTTTACGATGAATGCCGGAGTGATCTCTTTTCCCGTATAAGTATAGGTGCCTGTAATTTCCACTACCGGCTTAATCTTCTTTGGCGTAATCTCACAGGGAACCGCTATCTGATCGGCTTCCAGAACGTAGTTCTCTGCTCCATTGCCTTCAAGCGCCAGCTCCACCTCTACGGTCTTCTGTCCGCCCACATTCGGGTTTGTGTAAGCATCCGGATTGGCTGTTACAGACACATCGGCATCTTCTGAAAGAATACCATTTACGGAAATCTTACCGGTACTCTTTCCTGCTTTGGTTGTACCGTCATATTCTTTGCTGACTTTGTAGCTTCCAGCCGCAACGGTCACCGTTTTCTTAGCTACATCTACAAAGCCGGAACAAACCTCTACATCTTTATAAGTCTTTCCTGCCAAAGTGCCGTTATACAGTACCTTGAATTCCAGGTTCTTTCTGGCATTCGGTTTTCCACTTACACTCAATGTGAAATGACTTGCATCGCTGTCGCTTTCCTCTCCTGCCTTCGCAGTAATGGCATTAATCTTTACGATATCCTTCCATGCATCACCATAAACCGGATTCTCCTTAATGCTTACTGCATTTTCCAAAGTTGCTGTCTCTGTACCGACAACAAATTCTACATCCTTCACAGCAAGCTGAATCTCACCTGTTTTAGCTTCAGCCACATAGTTGGAATCACTGCTCTTGAATGAGTAGGAAACCATCACCTCTGTATCCTTATCGAGCTTAGACAAAATCTCCTTCATCTCTTCGTAAGTTTTTGACTCGCTGTTGTAAGTATAGGTAAGCGTTCCTTTTACCTTCTCGCCGTTTACCCCGGTAAATACCGGCTCAATAAATTTTCCAATTCCCTGCAATACATTCTGTTTTGCCTGAACTGTAACTGTATAGTCGGCCGGAGTAATCGTTAGTACATCGGCGCTGAATGTAATCGCATAGTTCGGATTGTTTTCATTAGTCAATGTACCCTGTCCAATTGCATAACCGCCGGCTTTCACGTCTTCACCCTTCTCGCGTGAAAGCTCACCGTTTAATTTCTCTCCTTCAGCCAATGAAATGCTGGATACAATCTCATAAGTCAGAGCCGGATCCTTTTCTCCATAGGTCTTACTCTTATGATCTACCTGTACAGTAACCGGACGCTTGCTGATCGTAATCGGGCCGCTTTCTGTAGTGGCTGCCTCTCTGTTCTCATTTCCTTTTACAGAAGCTACTAACACATAAGTACCTGCATCCTTCGGTGCACCGGAAAGTACCTCGTCTTTCGCACTATCCTTATGCCATGTGTAAGTTACTTCATCGAAATCTACACCCGTTACCTTAAGCGTATCGGCTGTCGGATTTGAAAGAGCCTTTCCATCATAGACTTTATCCTGCTTGTATCCATTAAAGGTAAGTTTTGGAGAAACCTTCTTGATTGTGAGTTCCAGTTCATTTGTGCTATAGGCGCCTCTGTATTCGTCTGTATCTCCTACGTGAGCCTTTACCATGTAGGTTCCGGCATTTACCGGAAGTCCCTTGACATAGTCGCCGGAAGAACCTTTCACTTTATAATAGTATGTAATGTTCACTCCGGTAATCTCATTTCCGCCGACTGTTACGGTCGGAGCCAATACCTTCGCGCTGCTTCCTGTATAGGTTACGCTCTGAGTGGTCTGCGGGAACTTTACAACTGCTGTAGGTTTCGGTACATAGGATGATTCTGCAAGTGTCAGGACTGTCTTTTCAAAAGAGTCAAAGGTATCTTGGTCGTAGACATACTCTATACCTTCATTCCCATACGCTAGTATATATCCATACTCTACACTTCCAGCTATCGGTGCTTTCAGGAATAAAATATCTGTATATTCCTGACCATATTCTGAAAGTGGATCACAGTTTGTGACATCAACCAGGTAATTTTTTCCCTCTAACGTCACAATATTCCACATATGCGCTCCGCCATCCATTTCTCCGGTAACTGTATAACAACGAGTATCCGGATTCTCGAAATCTGACAGATCACACAAGTACTGGAATGCCTTAGAATATCCTTCACAGACTACATCCGTTGCAGGGTCTCCATCAAACACCCAAATCAACTGCCACGGATCGCCATAAGCTGTAGTCGGATCTTCCACCGCATCAAAATTATATTCTACCAAACCGCATATCTCATCTTTGTAGGCCTTTAGCTTTTCATAATCCGGCAAATCCGCATATTGTTTCACAATGCTCTTCGCCTTACTAATGGCTGCTTTCGCGCTGATTACTTTTGAAGAATCTACATATACCGCCATATCGACGTCTCCATCTTCAGATATGTAATGCTTCTTTCCAGAATCTTCGTATCCTTTTGCAACAGCCATATAAAGCGAACCAGCTTCTATGCTAAAAGAAGTGCCATCGCTCTTCAAATCATTAATTCCATATAACCATCCTATTGTCTTATCAAACCAGTACACTTCATATGGACAGTCCATCAGAGTATACGACATCACAGAATTAATGGATTCCGCATATTTCGCCCAGATCCGATTTACAATTTCATTCTCTGTAGAATCAGCTTGAATACCTAATTCTTTGAAGGTCCATTTAAACCAAATTCCTGACATATCAAACTGCGTATTGCTTCTTGTGCCATTTGCAATCTTCTCAACTTCCGCTCTCAACTTATTGTACAGTGAAAGTTCCGGCCCTTTCAGCCTGTCTTTACCATAATCGGCAAAAAGACTGAATCCACCATTCTGCTCCGCATAGAGAAGGTTCGTCACATACGCATCAAACAATTCGTCATTGTCCGGAAGATCATTCTCCGGAGTCTGCATACGAAGTTCACCTAACTCATTCTCGATCGCAGCTAATTTTGCCTGAAGGTCTTCATCAGCCTCTTTTGTCTCATCGGCCTTCGGCTTCTCGGCATCAGCAGTTTTCGTCTCTTCCTGCTTTTCAGAAAATTTCTCCTGTTCCGGTTCTTTTTTATCATCTGAAGCTTCATCTTCAGTTATACCGATCAGGTCATCTTCTGTCTGCGGAGCTGTCTTGTCCTCTTCCTGGGTGATCTCAGGATCTTTTTCTGATGCTGAAACTCTCAGTGTCGCGCTGCTAAGGCCTGCCGATCATCGCCGCCGTCAACGCAATCACGAGACCTCTTTTCAGCACGTCTCTCCACTTACCCATTACGCTTTCTCTCCTTAACACATATTTTTAACTTGCACCAGCACAGACTGATACAATTATTTATATCATAGCACAATATTCAGAAAAAATCACTAGAAAAAAACAATTATTACCACTAAATTTACAATAATTTTTCAATGATTTTGAAATCAAACTTTTGAAAGCAGTCTCAGCACTCCTGGCAACCGAAACAAGGTCCACTGGACCTTATTTCAGGTATGCATGGCAACAAAAAAGCCGCTGTATCCATAACTTATCATTCATGAATACAGCAGCTCCTCTTATACGTCACCAGCCATAACGGCCATCTGTTTTAATTATAACTGCGGACCAGCCGGTACTAATGCTTTACCAGCGTCATTGCCCTCATACTTAGCAAAGTTCTTGATAAATCTTCCAGCCAGGTCTTTTGCCTTAGCTTCCCACTCAGCAGCATCTGCATACGTATCGCGAGGATCAAGAATCTTCGGATCTACGCCCGGAAGCTCGGTCGGAACTTCAAGGTTGAAGTACGGAATCTTTTTGGTAGGTGCGTTCAGGATATCTCCGTTCAGGATCGCATCGATGATACCACGGGTGTCACGGATAGAGATACGTTTTCCGGTTCCGTTCCAGCCGGTATTTACCAGGTATGCCTTAGCGCCGCTCATCTCCATCTTCTTCACAAGCTCCTCGGCATATTTGGTCGGGTGAAGCTCAAGGAATGCCTGTCCGAAGCAAGCGGAGAATGTCGGTGTCGGCTCTGTGATACCACGCTCTGTACCTGCAAGCTTAGCGGTAAATCCTGACAGGAAATAATACTGTGTCTGCTCCGGAGTCAGAACGGATACCGGCGGAAGTACGCCGAACGCGTCTGCTGACAGGAAGATGACTTCCTTAGCTGCCGGTGCGGAAGATACCGGACGTACAATATTCTCAATATGATCAATCGGGTAAGATACACGGGTATTCTCTGTTACGCTCTTGTCAGCGAAATCAATCTTGCCTTCTGCATCAAGTGTAACATTCTCAAGAAGAGCGTTACGTTTGATCGCATTGTAGATATCCGGCTCAGACTCTTTGTCAAGGTTGATAACCTTCGCATAGCAGCCACCCTCAAAGTTAAATACGCCGTTGTCGTCCCAACCGTGCTCATCATCACCAATCAGAAGACGTTTCGGGTCTGTGGACAGAGTGGTCTTACCTGTTCCGGAAAGTCCGAAGAAGATGGCGGTATTCTCGCCGTTCATATCTGTGTTCGCAGAGCAGTGCATAGCAGCGATGCCTTTGAGCGGCAGATAGTAGTTCATCATAGAGAACATACCCTTCTTCATCTCTCCGCCGTACCATGTGTTGATGATGACCTGCTCGCGGCTTGTGATATTGAACACTACTGCTGTCTCAGAGTTAAGGCCCAGTTCTTTATAGTTCTCTACTTTTGCCTTAGAAGCATTGTAAACAACGAACTCCGGCTCGAAATCTGCAAGTTCTTCCTCTGTCGGCTGGATAAACATGTTCTTAATAAAATGAGCCTGCCATGCAACTTCCATGATGAAACGGATCGGCATACGGGTGTCCTTGTTAGCGCCGCAGAACGCATCTACTACGAAAAGTCTCTTATCAGAGAGTTCTTTTATTGCGATGTCCTTAACAGCTTCCCAGGTCTCTTCTGAAGCCGGGTGGTTGTCGTTCTTGTACTCATCAGAAGTCCACCAAACAGTGTCCTTGGAATTCTCGTCCATAACGATGAATTTGTCTTTCGGCGAACGACCTGTGTAAATACCGGTCATTACGTTCACTGCACCAAGCTCACTTACCTGACCTTTTTCAAAACCTTCCAGGTCGCCCTTGGTCTCTTCTTCAAATAACATCTCGTAAGAAGGATTGTATACGATCTCTGTGGTTCCGGTAATGCCGTACTTGCTTAAATTAATCTCTGCCATCTTGCATCTTACCTCTTTTCTTAAATAATAAATACCATAGGGTTGCTAATGTATCGAATCACCCCATACCCCTCCGATAACGGGTGATTGTATAATATGATAACCGCCTGCCAGGGCAGGGCTTACGATATCTTTCGGGGAAGCATCAAAAGTACTCCCAATAACATATTATACATACTAGCCCTGGAAAATCAATAAAAATATTCTAAATTGGAGATTTTTTGTTAAATTATTCACCAAGTATTGCCCGAATCCCCGGCATTTTCATTCATAAATACTAGTATTTCTTCTTTCCGTCAAAAGCATACCTGTTTTTTGCTATTTTCTTCACAATCAAAGCGAACGGTCAAAATCCGTTGCACCATCATGCCCGCATACCTTATTTCAGGTATATTTGGCAACTTAAAAATAAGTCTTATTCAACCGGGAAATCGATACCGCAAACCAGATCAGCACCGCCAAAAATATCACGATCGCCGCCCAAAACAGACCGACCGGAATCTTCATATAGCTGCAGCACAAATCTACGGCCCCATAAAAAACTGCTGCCAATCCGAGAGCCAGCATTTTCGGTGACACCGCCTGAATATACGCCGCCTTATTCTTACACTTTTTCGGATTTTCAGACTTAGGCAGCAAAATCGTCGTATTGATTTCTCCTGTCCGTCTCATCTGGAACCATGCATATAAAACATACATTCCGCACGCAAGTCCAATTATTCCAAAAAATCCGCCCATACTGTCATTCATATTCTATCTCCTCACGCTACTATCTATCCTGAAACTACAAATCTCCTGATCCCGGCAGGCTTCCGTGGCTTACTCCCACAGGCGCCTGCATCAGGTACATTCTGTTTTTATTTTCTACTTTACTCCAAGAATCTCTTTCACGGACGCCTCCATCTTGTCCACATCACACTCACGATCATGGAGAATCTTCGCATTTCTGATCTCCTCAATCGCATTCGGAATTTCCATGCCGGACACCTCATGCAGCTTATCGATCAGATCAAATTCTTCCAGCTTGTCGTATCCGGCGTCAATCGCGGTCATCACGCTGCGCGCGAATTTGTACGGGCTTGCGGTAGATGCGATCACCGTCTTGTGCTCGTCCCCCTGTGCCTTCCGATACGACTGATATACGGTAGACGCCACCGCCGTATGGGTATCCATCACATACCCTGTCGCAACATAAACGTCATGAATCGTCTGCTTTACCTGCTCTTCCGTCGCATAGCCTGCTTCAAAATCTGCCAGCTTTTCTCTCATCTCTTCACTGATCGCATACTCGCCCTGAGACTTAAGAGCCGCCATAAGCTCCGCATTTTTTTCAGAATCCTCCCCCGCGATCCGGTAGATCAGTCTTTCCAGATTGCTGGAAATCAGAATGTCCATAGACGGCGAAGTTGTCAAAATAAACTCTCTGTTCCTATCATAGGTTCCGGTCTGGAAGAAATCGTAAAGCACCTTATTCTCGTTGGAAGCACAGATCAATTTTGCGATCGGAAGCCCCATATTTTTTGCGTAATAAGCCGCAAGGATATTGCCAAAGTTACCGGTCGGCACAACTACATTGATCTCCTCTCCCTCGGCGATCTCGCCATTTTGCAGCAGCTTCGCGTAAGCATACACATAATACACGACCTGCGGAACCAGACGTCCGATATTGATGGAATTCGCGGAAGAGAACTGGAAACCGGCTGCGTCCAGCTCCTTTGCCAGCTCCTTATTCTCAAACATTGCTTTTACGCCGCTTTGCGCATTGTCAAAATTTCCGTGAATCGCCACGACCGATGTG of Roseburia hominis contains these proteins:
- a CDS encoding prepilin peptidase encodes the protein MRQIELLTAVILGICIFSFLSRIIYRLVFHIDFTKRMRCPVCGQKLSITDMIPVLSFLIHRGKCRYCKAKISRKSILIELLGGAIGFLCVFVFGWSLRALAAFVFFAVLTVVAFVDMETKEIPNGLVVIAEVVGALSILFFPEIPILDRGIGIVCVSVPMLAFTCAVPGTFGGGDIKLMAACGVFLGWKYSLLAIVLALALAGIYCGILLVIRKGGRKTQISFGAFICLGILVAFLWGEWILKWYFGIFGL
- the asrA gene encoding anaerobic sulfite reductase subunit AsrA, whose translation is MGYQLTKTKAEQMFQKLSVTCDIFAPKLMEGEGCFSDTDIIRYGKVHSLDEIVWDKKSDYSFKEALLAINETLFYFTEDTTTVPKGPKKDILIFLRACDLHAVKRLDEIYLKNGFEDFYYARVREKAKFILMGCKETCKSGFCVSMGTNRAENYDAYLKVESDTVLLDVKCECMEQMLREAADGEEAVVCDVTPDYVTENQEKVTLPKQLSNESFGKDIWKEYGDRCIGCGRCNFVCPTCTCFTMQDIFYKDNPKAGERRRVWASCQVDGYTDMAGGLSFRKTQGERMRFKVMHKIYDYEKRFGYPMCVGCGRCDDVCPEYISYSNCINRLAKEENE
- a CDS encoding Crp/Fnr family transcriptional regulator, which codes for MSKYPYQGRRMDKSLKQKEAIDGWQKLCGLSIFENVNPETVKRLSLAGAVKEFPKGQVIMHAKRLVGQVYIQLSGKSMIYNLTHNGKRKIIFIFGRGALLNEHVSNFHAAAQFCETIEKSRILVIPMAEFMQCMEEDFSLTKAVLAAQERKIWRLGHQLKNTMGSIYLERKLAAKLWKLSRDFGVETPEGIEIDINMSITFLADMLGAPRETTSRICNTLTEYGLMRICKKRITITNPEAMSHFYKTGEIAKKA
- the asrC gene encoding sulfite reductase subunit C translates to MGLDINTKKLKKNAFRVSKERGIGASRIRVPGGYLNAEVLGMVQEIAQSYGNGYVHLTTRQGFEIEGIRLEDMDGINKKLQPIIEKLEINQTDPETGYPASGTRNISACIGNNVCPFANFNTAELAKRIEKAVFPNDLHFKIALTGCSNDCAKARMHDFGIIGMTMPQYDPDRCVNCQACVKGCKKLSVNALRVENYKIVRDTEKCIGCGVCITKCPTRALTRSKKKYYKLTIMGRTGKKNPRLGQDFLVWADADNIIKIILNTYKFVEQHISPDAPARKEHIGYIIDRVGFEEYKKWALDGVELMPETVMKACVYWDGIHFDRDSLGR
- the asrB gene encoding anaerobic sulfite reductase subunit AsrB, encoding MKNEYIPQLSTIREVIRHTDLEYTFLMEFEGDVKPGQFFEVSIPKYGEAPISVSGISEGTVDFTIRRVGKVTNEIFENYVGDQFFIRGPYGNGFEIENYKGKELVVIAGGTGLSPVKGVVDYFARHTDEAVSTTLIAGFKSPKDVLFREDFAFWKEHISVIQTVDAAPEGYEGPVGMVTKYIPDLKFNDIQNTAFICVGPPIMIKFTVMEILKLGVPEKNIWISHERKMCCGLGKCGHCKIGSTYICLDGPVFNYVDGKELLD